AACTGGGCAATGGTTTTGATGAACGTACACAAAGCGGTCCGCTTATTTCTGCAGAACATCGCGCTAAAGTGGAACAGTATGTGGATATAGGCGAAAAAGAAGGAGCCACATTAGCTGTCGGTGGGCAGCGTCCAGATGACCCGGAACTACAAAACGGTTTTTTCTATTTACCTACTATTTTTACAAACTGTACAAACGACATGCGCATTGTTCAAGAAGAAGTGTTCGGACCCGTATTAACAGTAGAAACCTTTCAATCCAAAGAGGAAGCCGTTAATTTAGCGAATGATACGATTTATGGTTTGGCGGGTGCCGTATGGACACAAGATTTGGATAAGGCTGATTTTATCGCAGCACGTTTGCGTATGGGTACTGTTTGGATCAATGACTTCCATCCTTATTTTGCGCAAGCACCCTGGGGCGGTTATAAACAATCAGGCATAGGCCGTGAACTTGGCCAGCAAGGTATGGAAGAATATACCGAAGTGAAACATATTTATCGTAATAAACGACCTGAACCTATTCATTGGTTTGATTAATTTTTTTATCTCTTTCGTTAAAATTATATTTAACAAATTTAACGAAGGAATAATTGCAAAAGATAAAATAACTTGTGAGATTGCGGGATTTCCTTAAGTACAAAGAAAATCCTGCTAATCTATGTCACTAGCAAAAGAAATTTTGATGAATGTTTTCTAAATTCCTTTGTATTTTCACAGTGAAACAGTTTTTAGGGAGGTATTTCAGATGAATCAAACATATGATTATGTCATTATTGGCGGAGGTAGTGCAGGTTCTGTGCTCGGGAACCGCCTAAGTATAGATGAAAATAGCAGTGTACTTGTTCTGGAAGCAGGGCGCAGCGACTACTTTTGGGATTTGTTTATCCAAATGCCGGCGGCTTTAATGTTTCCGTCAGGTAATCGTTTCTATGATTGGATTTATGAAACCGATGAGGAACCATATATGAATGGACGTCATGTCGCGCATGCCAGAGGAAAAGTACTTGGAGGATCAAGCTCTATAAATGGCATGATATACCAACGCGGTAACCCAAAGGATTATGATCGATGGGGAGCTGACCCAGGTATGGAAAGTTGGGATTATGCGCATTGCCTTCCATACTTTAAGCGGCTGGAAACGGCTTTTGGATCTGATCCATCTGATGAGTATCGAGGCCACGGCGGGCCAATTAAATTAAAGCGTGGACCAGCCACAAACCCTCTATTTCAAGCCTTTTTCGATGCAGCTGTCGAGGCTGGTTATCATCGAACACCTGATGTAAACGGCTTTCGTCAAGAAGGATTTGGCCCATTTGACAGTCAAGTGCATAACGGCAGACGCGTTTCTGCTTCACGCGCATATCTACGTCCGGCAATGCGTCGTAAAAATCTAACCGTGGAGACACGTGCATTTGTTACCAGTATTAATTTTGATGGTACTCGAGCCAATGGCGTAACCTATCAAAAAAATGGAAAGACCTATCATGTTAATGCAGGTGAAGTGATTCTTTCCGGTGGCGCATTCAATACACCGCAATTACTACAATTATCCGGTGTAGGAGACGCTAATCATTTACGTTCCCTTGGCATTAATCCGATTGTTGACCTGCCAGGTGTTGGTGAAAACCTTGAGGATCATCTCGAAGTATATATTCAACACGCTTGTCCAAAGCCCGTTTCAGAACAACCAAGCTTAAATAAAGCAAAAATGCCTTGGATTGGCTTACAATGGTTACTCGGGCGTACTGGACCGGCAGCATCTAACCATTTTGAAGGCGGCGGGTTCGTCCGTTCAAATGAAGAGGTCGATTATCCGAATCTAATGTTCCATTTTCTTCCGCTTGCCGTTCGGTATGATGGTCAAAAAGCGGATACAGCGCACGGATTCCAAGTACATGTTGGGCCGATGTACTCCAATTCCAGAGGGAGTTTAAAGATACGTTCGCGTGATCCTTTCCAGCATCCAAGCATCGTTTTCAACTATCTGTCTACTGAAGCGGATCGGCGGGAGTGGGTGGAAGCAATTAGAGTTTCACGTAACATTCTTTCCCAGCCGGCATTAGCGCCTTACAGTACTGGTGAAATTTCACCTGGTCCTTCGGTGCAAACCGATGAGGAAATCCTGAATTGGGTAGCAAACGATGCGGAAACAGCACTTCACCCGTCTTGTACTGCAAAAATGGGGCCCGCTTCTGATCCAATGGCGGTTGTCGATCCATTGACGATGAAGGTTCATGGATTAGACAATGTCCGGGTAGTGGACGCATCTGCTATGCCGCATACGACGAATGGAAATATCCATGCACCCGTGTTAATGTTAGCAGAAAAAGCGGCAGATATTATTCGGGGACAAGAACCAATGGAACCTGAGCATAAGGAATATTATCGTCATGGTGTTCATGCCGAGGACGCAGGAACAGCTTGAGATGGGGTGTCTTATCTAGAACTTTAACCTGTTTTGTTCTTACAATCTTTCAATTATACTGAGGAATAGTTTTCTGGGTGAGCCACATTCTCTTTTTAGAGCGTGTGGCTTTCATTTTTTAACTTACAGTTTGACCTCTTGTTTCATCTTTTTTGATAAAAAGATGAAAAGCTTTATTACATTTAGTAAATACTTTAGTTTCTTTTCAACATTTTAATCATTCTGCTTCTAAAACCCAGTCATTTCATGAATAATAATAAATATGTATGAAATGATGATTTATATAAGCCCCTTATCCCTATTCCAACAAAAGAAGTTTACTTCTCATCTTTTTCGGTTAAAAGTACATAGACGTACAAAACAACATACAAAAATAGAGGTGAAACCAACTTGAATGAAACAACAAGATCTATTGGTATCATAACTGCACCAGGATATCCAAACGAAATAGGAGCAAGACTCCAAAATGAATTGCCGTCTTTGCTCTCCTACTATGTGAAAGAAGAAATTGAATGGAAAATTGATTATATAGAAGATCCTTTAATAGGTGGGGGTGCCAATTCAAAAGAAGTCTTGGAAGCCACACAGAAAAAGAAAGAGGAACAGGAGTGGGATTACGCTGTCTGTTTAACGGATATTCCTTTGTTTATAGAGAAACGTTTGATTGTTGCGGAAGCAAACGAGGATAAAAATATAGCACTAATCTGTATGCCAAGCTTTGGTTCGACTCTTATGATCAGGCGTTTACGGGAATCCATTATGCAGTTGGTGAATGAAATGTATTATGGGAGCTCAGATGAGGATCGGGAGCGTTCTGCAGAACGTATTGAGTCAAAGCGTAGCAAGCACAAGGATATTGATATAAATAATCCCAAAAATTTGATGACAAGCAAATTTTTTGGCTGGCTGTCCCCGCTTAAACGTGAAGCTCCAGATGATAGTGAAGGAGAATATATGGACGTTCGTTTTACGGTGGGGAGAAGAAGCAGTATTTCTACCCGCTTATTGGGAGGAATGGTACGGGCGAATCGTCCCTGGAATATGTTTCCTGCATTTTTGAAAATCCTGATTATTGCTTTTGCGACTGGTTCCTATGCACTGGTTTTTCCAACATTATGGTTGTTAAGTGAGCATTATACCATTTTCAGAATGTGTTTACTTACCGTCTTTTCTGTGTTAGCCATGACGCTATGGATTATTTTAATTCATCGATTATGGGAAAGAAAGCGAGATCAGGGTAATAATTATACGCGAAAGCTTTATAATGCAACAACGTTTTTAACATTATTGATTACCATTTGTATTTATTATGTGATGCTGTTCTTTTTATTCCTTGTCGGTGTATTTGTTTTTATACCGATGGGAATGCTGGATGAACAGCTTTCGAGTGACCCCGGATTAATTAATTATTTCTATATTGCCTGGATTGCTGCCAGTGTATCTACCGTCATCGGAGCGCTTGGTACAGCGTTGGAGGATGAAGATGTTGTGCTGAATGCAACGTATGGTTATCGTCAACGTCAGCGTCATGAACAACTGAAAAAGAAAGAAGAAAATGAAGAGGATGAAGATAAAGAGAAGGATTCATTTACCAAATAAATATATAAAAAGGAGACGGGCTTTTATTTGGAGCTGGTCTCTTTTTTATGCAGAAATAAGGTGTTTTCGTATTTAAAAACTATCTTCGTTCTCTATGGTGGGGAAATCATATTATTTCTTCATTTGTTCTATCTTCCACTCGCTAAACTTCCTTACAATAATATCAAAAACAATGTAAAACGGAAGAAAGCTGGAGTTATCTACTTTGTTATACAAATAAAACGGTGTGATATTTACATAGATATTAAACATGGCATTTTGTGCCAGAAAATTATTTCGCAAGGTGGTCACGCTGACATATTGGATGTTTCTTGTTTTTACCATGTGAATGATTTCATCCAGGTTTTTCGATTCTCCGGATAAAGAAATAATAAATAAAAGGTCCTCCCCGCCAATTTCTTCAATCCCATTTTTAAAGTCCTGTTCATTTCGCAACACCAGGGATTTCTTATGCAACGACCATAACTGACGCTGTACATCGTTGGCTAAATCCAACTGAGCTGTTCCTGTACCGTAAATATATATGTAAGGTGCTCGGTCAATCAGTTGATTTAATTTGTCATAATGCAGCTGCTCCATGTATTTCATCGTCTGCTGTATATCTTGGTTGAGCAGTTCCATCAGGTCTTGGGTGGTTTCTTCGGTGTAAGTGTTTAATTTTATATAAGATTTCAAGTCACTGTAACCATCTAATCCCAGCTTTCGGCTCAAACGGTGGATGGATGAGATGGAAGTATGTGCGCACGTAGCCAAATCTTGAATTTTCATCGTCTTCATATCGTTAATATGGCCGTGAATGGTTTGAATAATATATAGGTCATTCTCGTTTAAGTTATCGTAGTACTTATTTACCAATTTATCCAAAATCATCTTTTTTCCACCTCTCATAATGAAAATATTTTCGTTTTATGAAAATATAATCTAATGTTACTACGTTATTTCTAAACGCGTCAAACCTATTGGAATTTGAAAGCGCTACCTTTATATTGGAGTTACAGATTAAAGCAAAGGGGTTTTTGTTTATGAATGCAATCAAGCGGTTTGGTAGTGCGATGATTGTTCCCGTCCTTTTATTTGCGTTCTTCGGTATTGTAGTCGGGCTTGCAACATTATTTAAAAATCCGGCTATTATGGGGAGTATCGCAGAAGAAGGGACCATGTGGTATAGCATCTGGACCATTATTGAAAGTGGCGGGTGGACGATTTTTGATCATATGGAATTGGCTTTTGTCATCGGTTTACCGATCTCGCTTGCCAAGAAAGCACAGGCACGGGCAACACTTGCCGCGTTGATGGTTTATCTCGTTTTTAATAATTATATCAATGCGATTTTAACGCTTTGGCCATCGACGTTTGGTGTTGATTTGTCCCAGGGTGTTGAAAATTTAACAGGTGTGAAAGAGATTGCAGGTATTCCAACATTAGATACGAATATCATTGGTGCGATTGCTATATCTGGTATTGTGATCTGGATACATAATCGTTTTTATGATAAGAAATTACCGGACATGCTGGGAATTTTCCAAGGACTTGTATTCGTGACCATTATCGGTTTTCTTGTCATGCTGCCTTTTGCATTCCTGATTGCATTTGCCTGGCCATATGTGCAGCAGGGGATTGGTTCCTTGCAAGGGTTCATCACACAGGCTGGTTACATCGGCGTATGGCTGTTTCATTTCTTGGAACGGGTGCTTATTCCGACGGGGTTGCATCATTTTATCTATACACCGTTTGAGTATGGCCCGGCAGCTGTTAATGAAGGGTTAAAACCATATTGGATTGAACATTTAAATGAATTTGCTAATACCACTGCATCATTAAAGGATCTTTATCCATATGGGTTCCTAATGCAAGGAAATGTTAAGATGTTTGGCTGTTTAGGTATTGCACTTGCTATGTATTATTCTACACCGAAACAAAACCGGAAGAAGGTACTTGCACTTGTGTTGCCTGCAACATTAACAGCCGTATTTGCTGGCATTACCGAACCGCTTGAATTTACATTCCTGTTTATCGCACCGTATTTATTTGTGATTCATGCGCTTCTTGGAGCGACGATGGTGACGATTATGAACATGTTTGGTGTGGTTGGCATGATGGGTTCCGGATTTATTGAGATTGCAGCGCTGAACTGGATTCCGCTCTCTTCCAGTCATGGCGGAATTTATATCATCCAAGCGATTGTCGGGTTTATCTTTGTGGCATTGTACTTTGTCTTATTCAGGTGGATTATCGTGAAATTCGATATTGCCTTGCCGGGACGAAAAAATGAAGAGGAGGCTAAATTATATACCAAAGAAGATTATAAGCAGGCAAAAGAAGAAGGGAGCCAACAAGAACAAGCTCCTCAATATGAGTCCGAATACGAAGAGAAAGCGATCTACTATTTAGAAGGACTTGGCGGCAAAGATAATATTCAAGATGTGACAAACTGTGCAACGCGATTGCGTGTCACAGTGAAGGACCCGGACTTGGTCAAAGGAAATGATTACTTTACACATAATCAGATGGCGCACGGAATAGCGCAAAGCGGTCAAAGTATACAGGTCATTGTAGGGTTGAGTGTACCGCAAGTGAGAGATTCCTTTGAAACAAAACTTTAAAAATATAGCAGGAGGCGTTTTACGATGAAAAAATTTAACATTACGATTGCTGGAGGCGGAAGTACGTTTACACCTGGGATTATCTTGATGCTGATGGATTACCTGGATGAATTCCTGATTGATACGATTAAACTCTATGATAATGATGGAGACAGACAACAAACGATTGCGGATGCATGTGAGATTTTATTAAAAGAACGGGCACCGGAAGTGAATTTGCTGGCAAGTACCAATCCGGAAGAGGCATTTACAAATGTTGATTTCGTGATGGCACATATACGTGTTGGAAAATATGCGATGCGTGAACAGGATGAGAAAATCCCATTGAATCATGGCGTTGTCGGACAGGAAACATGCGGCCCCGGCGGCATT
The nucleotide sequence above comes from Oceanobacillus timonensis. Encoded proteins:
- a CDS encoding MurR/RpiR family transcriptional regulator encodes the protein MILDKLVNKYYDNLNENDLYIIQTIHGHINDMKTMKIQDLATCAHTSISSIHRLSRKLGLDGYSDLKSYIKLNTYTEETTQDLMELLNQDIQQTMKYMEQLHYDKLNQLIDRAPYIYIYGTGTAQLDLANDVQRQLWSLHKKSLVLRNEQDFKNGIEEIGGEDLLFIISLSGESKNLDEIIHMVKTRNIQYVSVTTLRNNFLAQNAMFNIYVNITPFYLYNKVDNSSFLPFYIVFDIIVRKFSEWKIEQMKK
- the betA gene encoding choline dehydrogenase → MNQTYDYVIIGGGSAGSVLGNRLSIDENSSVLVLEAGRSDYFWDLFIQMPAALMFPSGNRFYDWIYETDEEPYMNGRHVAHARGKVLGGSSSINGMIYQRGNPKDYDRWGADPGMESWDYAHCLPYFKRLETAFGSDPSDEYRGHGGPIKLKRGPATNPLFQAFFDAAVEAGYHRTPDVNGFRQEGFGPFDSQVHNGRRVSASRAYLRPAMRRKNLTVETRAFVTSINFDGTRANGVTYQKNGKTYHVNAGEVILSGGAFNTPQLLQLSGVGDANHLRSLGINPIVDLPGVGENLEDHLEVYIQHACPKPVSEQPSLNKAKMPWIGLQWLLGRTGPAASNHFEGGGFVRSNEEVDYPNLMFHFLPLAVRYDGQKADTAHGFQVHVGPMYSNSRGSLKIRSRDPFQHPSIVFNYLSTEADRREWVEAIRVSRNILSQPALAPYSTGEISPGPSVQTDEEILNWVANDAETALHPSCTAKMGPASDPMAVVDPLTMKVHGLDNVRVVDASAMPHTTNGNIHAPVLMLAEKAADIIRGQEPMEPEHKEYYRHGVHAEDAGTA
- a CDS encoding alpha-glucoside-specific PTS transporter subunit IIBC, encoding MNAIKRFGSAMIVPVLLFAFFGIVVGLATLFKNPAIMGSIAEEGTMWYSIWTIIESGGWTIFDHMELAFVIGLPISLAKKAQARATLAALMVYLVFNNYINAILTLWPSTFGVDLSQGVENLTGVKEIAGIPTLDTNIIGAIAISGIVIWIHNRFYDKKLPDMLGIFQGLVFVTIIGFLVMLPFAFLIAFAWPYVQQGIGSLQGFITQAGYIGVWLFHFLERVLIPTGLHHFIYTPFEYGPAAVNEGLKPYWIEHLNEFANTTASLKDLYPYGFLMQGNVKMFGCLGIALAMYYSTPKQNRKKVLALVLPATLTAVFAGITEPLEFTFLFIAPYLFVIHALLGATMVTIMNMFGVVGMMGSGFIEIAALNWIPLSSSHGGIYIIQAIVGFIFVALYFVLFRWIIVKFDIALPGRKNEEEAKLYTKEDYKQAKEEGSQQEQAPQYESEYEEKAIYYLEGLGGKDNIQDVTNCATRLRVTVKDPDLVKGNDYFTHNQMAHGIAQSGQSIQVIVGLSVPQVRDSFETKL